One Serpentinicella alkaliphila DNA segment encodes these proteins:
- the yqfD gene encoding sporulation protein YqfD: protein MLVVSLWNYFRGYVIIRIEGLALEKFINICIAEQIFLWDINRINYTTLEAKVSLKGFKAIRKIIRKAGCRVYIANKNGYPFWFSRVKKRKMLLLGAFFSVSFLIILLSFIYRIEIQGNMVVSNDEIMSSLYNSGLKVGTNRYGLDLRDIENNVLMEINELSWVGIEINGITAKIKVVEKVFPPEKIDKETPTNVVAKTNGVIHKVIARNGDAVVKVGDIVEPGDLLITGVVKRQNLENPIYVHAYGEVFAKTYYETTKYMNLIEIKKEKTDKMITRRTIKIGDMVIAFSRGNIPFNNYVVESNVKSLLNWKKVNFPVEIITDEYYEAIDYEFKVDINEAKNKLHEQAIEELVPKIPEESEMVHSLVNFSRKGDVLYLDLVIETIEEIGKQIIINY, encoded by the coding sequence ATGTTAGTTGTTTCATTATGGAATTATTTCAGAGGCTATGTTATTATTAGGATAGAGGGATTAGCATTAGAAAAATTTATTAATATTTGTATAGCGGAGCAAATATTTCTATGGGATATTAATAGAATAAACTATACGACATTAGAAGCAAAAGTAAGCTTAAAGGGATTTAAAGCCATAAGAAAAATAATTAGAAAAGCTGGATGTAGAGTATATATAGCTAATAAAAATGGATATCCCTTTTGGTTTAGTCGAGTGAAAAAAAGAAAAATGCTTTTACTAGGGGCATTTTTTTCTGTAAGTTTTTTAATTATATTATTAAGCTTTATTTATAGAATTGAAATTCAAGGAAATATGGTAGTTTCAAATGATGAAATAATGAGTTCCTTGTACAATTCGGGGCTTAAAGTAGGGACAAATAGATATGGACTAGATTTAAGGGATATAGAAAACAATGTGTTAATGGAAATAAACGAACTATCATGGGTGGGTATCGAAATTAATGGTATTACTGCTAAAATTAAAGTTGTTGAAAAGGTATTTCCACCAGAAAAAATTGATAAAGAAACTCCTACTAATGTAGTAGCAAAAACAAATGGTGTAATTCATAAAGTTATAGCAAGAAATGGAGATGCGGTGGTCAAAGTGGGGGATATAGTAGAGCCTGGGGATTTACTTATAACAGGTGTTGTAAAGAGACAAAATCTAGAAAACCCAATATATGTGCACGCATATGGAGAAGTTTTTGCTAAGACTTACTACGAAACAACTAAATATATGAATCTAATAGAGATAAAAAAAGAAAAAACTGATAAAATGATTACTAGAAGGACTATTAAAATAGGGGATATGGTCATAGCTTTTAGTCGGGGTAACATACCATTTAATAATTATGTTGTAGAGAGTAATGTTAAAAGCCTATTAAATTGGAAGAAAGTAAATTTTCCTGTAGAAATAATTACCGATGAATATTATGAGGCTATAGATTACGAATTTAAAGTAGATATTAATGAGGCTAAAAATAAGTTGCATGAGCAAGCAATTGAGGAGTTAGTCCCTAAAATTCCTGAAGAAAGTGAAATGGTGCATTCCCTAGTAAACTTTTCTCGAAAGGGTGATGTACTTTATTTAGATTTAGTAATAGAAACAATAGAAGAAATAGGAAAACAAATAATCATAAATTATTGA
- the floA gene encoding flotillin-like protein FloA (flotillin-like protein involved in membrane lipid rafts) — MQGIISFVILIAIFFIFISIFLSFVPVGLWITAWFSGVRIGIFTLVGMRFRRVQPIRIVNPLIKATKAGLELNIDKLEAHYLAGGDVNSLVDALIAAQRADINLEFERAAAIDLAGRQVLEAVQVSVNPKVIETPKIAAVAKDGIEVMAKARVTVRANIERLVGGAGEETIIARVGEGIVTTVGSAATHKDVLENPDLISRTVLGKGLDAGTAYEILSIDIADIDIGRNIGAQLQTDQAEADKRIAQAKAEERRAMAVAKEQEMKASVEEMRAKVVEAEAEVPKALAAALRDGKMGVMDYYNMKNVLADTSMRESISDITKSDSTKDKDKK; from the coding sequence ATGCAAGGAATTATTAGTTTTGTTATACTTATAGCTATATTTTTTATTTTCATTTCAATCTTTTTAAGTTTTGTACCAGTAGGTTTATGGATTACTGCTTGGTTCTCTGGCGTACGAATTGGTATTTTCACATTAGTAGGTATGAGGTTCAGAAGGGTACAACCAATTAGAATAGTAAACCCATTAATTAAAGCAACTAAAGCCGGATTAGAATTAAATATTGATAAGCTTGAGGCTCACTATTTAGCAGGCGGGGACGTAAATAGTCTTGTAGATGCCTTAATAGCGGCTCAAAGAGCCGATATTAATCTAGAATTTGAAAGAGCTGCTGCAATAGATTTAGCAGGTCGTCAAGTATTAGAAGCCGTTCAAGTTAGTGTAAATCCTAAGGTTATCGAGACTCCTAAAATAGCTGCAGTGGCTAAAGATGGTATTGAAGTTATGGCAAAAGCTAGAGTTACTGTAAGGGCTAATATTGAAAGATTAGTAGGGGGAGCAGGTGAGGAAACTATTATTGCCAGAGTTGGTGAAGGTATTGTAACAACCGTTGGTTCTGCTGCAACCCACAAGGATGTATTAGAAAATCCAGATTTGATTTCTAGAACAGTTTTAGGAAAAGGATTAGACGCAGGAACTGCATATGAAATTCTTTCTATTGATATTGCTGATATCGATATAGGTAGAAACATAGGTGCACAATTACAGACTGATCAAGCAGAAGCGGATAAAAGAATTGCACAAGCTAAGGCAGAGGAAAGAAGAGCAATGGCCGTAGCTAAAGAACAAGAAATGAAGGCATCAGTTGAAGAAATGAGAGCTAAGGTAGTTGAAGCTGAAGCTGAGGTACCTAAGGCACTGGCAGCAGCATTAAGAGACGGTAAAATGGGAGTTATGGATTACTATAATATGAAAAATGTATTAGCAGATACTAGTATGAGAGAATCTATATCTGACATAACTAAATCTGATTCTACAAAGGATAAAGATAAGAAATAG
- the yqfC gene encoding sporulation protein YqfC, with amino-acid sequence MNKNTEIKKSLAELLELPKDVMLDLPKIILVGQLQVYIENHKGILEYTTTRIRINTKSGVLRITGSNLVIKNIVVEEIIIVGNINNVEFIN; translated from the coding sequence TTGAATAAAAACACTGAGATTAAAAAAAGTTTGGCTGAACTTTTAGAGTTGCCGAAGGATGTAATGTTAGATTTACCTAAAATTATATTAGTTGGCCAACTTCAAGTATATATTGAAAACCATAAAGGGATTTTAGAATACACAACAACAAGAATAAGGATAAATACTAAAAGTGGAGTTTTGAGAATAACTGGAAGCAATCTTGTAATTAAAAATATAGTTGTAGAGGAGATTATAATTGTCGGCAATATAAATAATGTCGAATTTATCAATTAA